A genomic window from Parasteatoda tepidariorum isolate YZ-2023 chromosome 10, CAS_Ptep_4.0, whole genome shotgun sequence includes:
- the LOC107445492 gene encoding speckle-type POZ protein B, translating into MSHVIQNTVRFTNASHNMIIIELRIEETDLTEPYLNTDVFEVEVADEIKFMNFRMSVLSKQICLNLICPCFYKKFINHSTMLLDATGSFIFGHTASYNSHLFTNMLDGFERPLTSLEFPLTVKCALVIKKSTEKLLKPFQNIDEVSVPIQDSEKAPVQYQSFVKEAATNTTDYCNAPIDCLRELSVNLKNLLDQAVGTDIAIHVDGVSMKAHKMILRARSPVFEKMFDHDTSEAIKNEIDVKDIRASIMKELLTFLYAGTIENHDFDDACDLYYAADKYEVLSLRNACAKDLLRHLQVNNACQLLILATNHGDESLKEKILKYIMANVKEIVATKSFEELAKYDANLVVFLMRNAFLK; encoded by the coding sequence ATGTCTCACGTTATTCAAAATACAGTTCGTTTTACGAATGCTTCACATAACATGATTATAATTGAACTGAGAATTGAAGAAACTGATCTAACCGAACCTTATTTGAACACCGATGTATTCGAGGTTGAAGTTGCAgacgaaataaaattcatgaacTTTCGAATGAGTGTGTTATCAAAGCAAATATGCCTGAATTTAATTTGcccatgtttttataaaaagtttataaatcatTCAACAATGCTATTGGATGCAACAGGAAGTTTTATCTTTGGTCATACAGCATCCTATAACAGCcatttgtttacaaatatgCTCGATGGATTTGAAAGACCATTGACTTCATTGGAATTTCCATTGACTGTTAAGTGTGCATTAGTGATTAAGAAGAGCACTGAGAAATTGTTAAAACCATTTCAGAATATTGATGAAGTATCAGTGCCGATTCAGGACAGTGAAAAAGCTCCGGTTCAGTATCAGAGCTTTGTTAAGGAAGCAGCGACAAATACGACTGATTATTGCAATGCTCCAATAGACTGCTTACGAGAACTGTCTGTAAATTTGAAGAATCTTTTAGATCAAGCCGTTGGTACTGATATTGCGATTCACGTGGATGGTGTCAGCATGAAGGCACACAAAATGATTCTAAGAGCGAGATCGCCAGTTTTCGAAAAGATGTTCGATCACGACACAAGCGAAGCTATCAAGAATGAAATCGATGTTAAAGATATACGCGCTTCCATAATGAAAGAACTTCTCACTTTTCTGTATGCCGGCACAATAGAAAATCACGATTTTGACGATGCTTGCGACCTTTACTATGCCGCTGATAAATATGAAGTGCTGTCCCTTCGGAATGCTTGTGCGAAAGATTTGCTGCGTCATCTTCAAGTAAACAATGCATGCCAGTTGTTGATTTTGGCTACTAATCACGGTGATGaatctttgaaagaaaaaatattgaaatatataatggcCAATGTTAAGGAAATAGTGGCCACAAAATCATTTGAAGAGTTAGCCAAATACGATGCAAATCTTGTTGTGTTCTTGATGCGTAACGCTTTCTTAAAATGA